The following DNA comes from Chelmon rostratus isolate fCheRos1 chromosome 3, fCheRos1.pri, whole genome shotgun sequence.
ATcagaggtgaaggtggaggaggttCTTTGTACAGTGTGTCAGGGCTCTAAGGAGGTGAAACTGCGTGATGCCCTACTCAACTACTCCTACATCCTACTTACATTTGCTAGAATCTTAAAAGCCAGTGTCTGGTGTGCAGGGTTGATGGTGATGAGTTCAGTCCAGTTTCCTGGTTGGTCCGGTGCGGTCAGGGTGCAGCTGTGGCTGATCTGGACCCTATTGATGCAATTGTGGTGGCTGAGGTAGGAGGTTTGGCGAGACCAGTGGTCTCCTCACCTGCCTCTGcacttccttcctccctcttttttccacACATCCTTTTCTCACCCACCAGATTACACGCAGCTGTGGTAACCTCGACGAGGATAGGAAGGAAGGTAACGGTACGATCACAAAAAGTATTGCTAACAAAATTCACACAGAGACATTGCATCCTACAGGATCAGGACTGTGTCGGCGCATGCACATTGCAAAAAACTACTGAAGAGTGTGTTTTAAgcgtgaaaaaaaaagcttgaacaACTTTagcatgtgttagcatgttggGAGCAACATGCCTCTCTTTGTTAAAAGCTAGTGAATCCTTTGTGTGAGCGGGCGGGGGCTAAGTGTTGGAACAGGAGTAGCATCATTGTCCTAAGTCCTCCTCCAGGGTTGTGAGTGATCAGGGGGACGCGGCGGTCAGGAAGCACCCAGTCATCGAGCAGTGCTGCCGGACACGGAGCTGCTCCCTGAGCTGGAGCCGCTGGAGCCCCGGTCTTCATAGATGGAGATCTCTATCTGGTGGGAGAGTAGTTAGGGACCAAGAATTTGCTGAGAAGTGTGGTTACTTAAACAGCATAGATAAATGCTAAAGCTTTTGTGTGCAcgccaagaaaaacacagtaagGATACGACCCGCATTCCCCTTTCTATGGGATCTGTGATGAGCAGCCCTCTGGGAGCGTAGATCTTCTCATTCTGCTCCTGAATGTACTTAGCTATCTTCTTCAGCAcctaacacacagacagaagaaaaaaagagagccGGTAATGAATTCCAGACATGTTAATCATTGGCCCAGCCCATTAAAATGCATTGAGACCACCAGTCTGACCTTCTCATAACGCGTCTCCATGCAGAGGAAGATAAGATATGCTGTAGCACAGGCCAGACACCCCTCCAGGTAGGACTGGCCCCCTATCTTTTCTGCCTCAGCGTAGTAGTTATTCAGCGTCTTCACAGTGTCCTCAAACAGTGTCCGCTCAATCTGGGGACACATGCAGAGTTATAGGTAGCCGGGTTGGGATTGGTAAGGATCATTTTCTGGATTTGACTCGTGCAGTGCCTGTTCAGAATCTGCATGCTCAGAACAGCAACCGTTTTCTTGGCCTCCGCtgttgctgcttgcagctttctCAAAGTCATCaacctgcagagctggagagccCCTGCACCACCAgcgtttcttttctttttcaaactttaCTTAAGACACAGTAATACTACAATACACCACCAGTTTTTAACGCTGTATTGAGGTGTTCCCAGAGCATGAGCCATGTCTTAATTATTAATAATCAGTATCGTTATTTCTGCCTCATAGTAATTTAATTGACTGAATGTGGGCCaaaatcacacagcacacaaaagcaaaattgtttcatgtattaaaaatgtcaaaatatgcaATGAAAAAGTGTCTTTATAGACACATTTGCGGGAGATGCTGAAATAAGAGCCGTGCCATTTAAATCTAACTCTAAGACGTTTTTCATCCAGACGTAACAGTGAAGGAATGAAATCTTTACAGCTAAATCATTACTCTTGATAAGATTCCTGAATTCATGCCGAAGCTAGCCAGCTAGGCAAGGCAATGCTTCTCAGCTTTCTAGAGAGCCACTCATCCAAACCAATTCACACTTCCAAGGGTCCTCAGCAATACACCCACCAAGTGTAAAGTCAGTTGGACGAACGGCTGTTGACAAAatcaaaagacagacagactagTGATGGGAACTCTGGCTCTTTTTCGTGAGTCAGATCGTTTGGCTCAGCTCAGCAGTGACAGCCGTCTCTTTCGGTTCCCATACGGCTCCCCGTTTAGTTCCACCTCTGGCTTTTATCATTCTGACAAATGTAGCAATGTTTTGAACTTTGATTGGTACGTGTGCTCATTCATCACTTAATAATTATAAGAAATCTTCAGAACACCATAATTTTGAATTATGCTTGGTACAAAAACCTGAAACAattgaaaaacatcaaaaactaCTACACGTGTACTGAATGTCATAGTCTCAATGTCTCACCGTCTTAATGCTATTACAAAGTGAGATGTTTCTGGATCATATTCAATAAATACGTTATAGGATCATCCTGCTACTCGGTCTTatattaatttacaaaaaacagcagctacCGGCTCTTGGACAGGAGCCGCCTCCCATCATTTACTTTTAGATAGAGCTGACTCGTTCATGAGGGACACATCGCTAAGACAGACTTTAGTTAGATAGTGTTAGTAGATg
Coding sequences within:
- the golga7ba gene encoding golgin A7 family, member Ba — its product is MATEFHNLQELRHSASLANKVFIQRDYSEGTTCKFQTKFPSELESRIERTLFEDTVKTLNNYYAEAEKIGGQSYLEGCLACATAYLIFLCMETRYEKVLKKIAKYIQEQNEKIYAPRGLLITDPIERGMRVIEISIYEDRGSSGSSSGSSSVSGSTAR